The proteins below are encoded in one region of Winogradskyella helgolandensis:
- the hemE gene encoding uroporphyrinogen decarboxylase, whose amino-acid sequence MIKNDLFLRALKGEIVERPPVWMMRQAGRYLPEFMEIKAKYDFFTRCQTPELASEITVQPIRRYGMDAAILFSDILVIPQAMNIEVEMKPNFGPYLPNPIRSQKDVDNVIVPDVKEALNYVYEAIKATKEKLNDEIPLIGFAGSPWTILCYCVQGQGSKNFDKAKEFCFTNPIAAHQLLQKITDTTIAYLKEKVKAGCNAVQVFDSWGGMLSPVDYQEFSWQYIQQIIDALKDDAPVIAFGKGCWFALDTMAKSGASALGIDWTCSAKNARYLTGGNITLQGNFDPTRLFSPPAEIKKMVTQMINDFGKDKYIVNLGHGILPNIPLENAKAFIDAVKEYKAE is encoded by the coding sequence ATGATAAAAAACGATTTATTCCTAAGAGCATTAAAAGGTGAAATAGTAGAACGTCCACCAGTTTGGATGATGCGTCAAGCAGGTAGATACTTACCTGAGTTTATGGAAATCAAAGCGAAATATGATTTCTTTACACGTTGTCAAACGCCAGAATTAGCAAGTGAAATTACAGTTCAACCGATTCGTCGTTATGGCATGGATGCTGCTATTTTGTTTTCAGATATTTTAGTGATTCCTCAAGCCATGAATATTGAGGTAGAGATGAAACCTAATTTCGGTCCTTATTTACCAAATCCTATTCGTTCTCAAAAAGATGTCGATAACGTCATTGTTCCAGATGTAAAAGAGGCTTTAAATTATGTTTACGAAGCTATAAAAGCAACAAAGGAAAAACTTAATGACGAAATTCCGTTAATTGGTTTTGCTGGTTCACCATGGACCATTTTATGTTATTGTGTGCAAGGTCAAGGGTCTAAAAACTTTGATAAAGCCAAAGAATTTTGTTTCACCAATCCGATTGCTGCACATCAATTATTACAGAAAATTACAGATACCACTATTGCTTATCTCAAAGAAAAAGTAAAAGCAGGTTGTAATGCAGTACAAGTATTCGATTCTTGGGGAGGCATGTTATCTCCTGTAGATTATCAAGAATTTTCATGGCAATATATCCAACAAATCATTGATGCTTTAAAAGACGATGCACCAGTTATCGCCTTTGGAAAAGGCTGCTGGTTTGCCTTAGATACAATGGCTAAATCTGGAGCTTCTGCTTTAGGTATCGACTGGACGTGTTCTGCTAAAAATGCACGTTACCTCACCGGAGGGAATATCACTTTACAAGGTAATTTTGATCCTACACGATTATTCTCGCCACCTGCCGAAATCAAGAAAATGGTGACCCAAATGATTAACGACTTCGGAAAAGATAAATACATCGTTAATTTAGGACATGGTATTTTACCAAACATTCCTTTAGAAAATGCCAAAGCATTTATTGATGCTGTAAAAGAATATAAAGCAGAATAA
- a CDS encoding GNAT family N-acetyltransferase: MVAKFDAFEINPIHDGDAWKVCDFIIANEDRLKRYFPKTLEQNLNPTLSQLFVEQKVKQFENDEEFLFTLKHSETRALAGLIYIKELDWNTKQGEFAYCIGYTFKGQGLTSKAIDKLSQHAFNNLGLETLQIIAHKDNLSSIKVALKTNFKWVKTLINEFTPIGEAPLDMELYELVSDSCKVSKT, encoded by the coding sequence ATGGTTGCCAAATTCGATGCTTTTGAAATCAATCCTATTCATGATGGAGACGCTTGGAAAGTTTGTGATTTCATAATCGCAAACGAAGACCGCTTAAAACGTTATTTCCCAAAAACCTTAGAGCAAAACCTCAACCCAACATTATCACAATTATTTGTTGAACAAAAAGTGAAGCAATTTGAAAATGACGAAGAATTTTTATTCACTTTAAAACATTCCGAAACAAGAGCACTCGCAGGACTTATTTACATCAAAGAACTCGATTGGAACACTAAACAAGGTGAATTTGCCTATTGTATTGGTTATACTTTTAAAGGGCAAGGACTGACTTCAAAAGCTATTGATAAGCTATCACAACATGCATTCAATAATTTAGGTCTAGAGACACTTCAAATTATAGCACATAAAGACAATTTATCGAGCATAAAAGTGGCTTTGAAAACTAATTTTAAATGGGTTAAAACTTTAATTAATGAGTTTACACCAATTGGAGAAGCGCCTTTGGATATGGAGTTGTATGAATTGGTTTCTGATTCCTGTAAGGTTTCAAAAACCTGA
- the hemC gene encoding hydroxymethylbilane synthase, which translates to MSKIIRIGTRDSQLAMWQAKTVQSQLEHLGHKTVLVPIKSTGDLVLDKPLYELGITGIFTKTLDIAMLKGIIDIAVHSLKDVPTVLPKGIIQAAVLKRGNINDTLVFKTNEEFLSSRDAVIATGSLRRRAQWLNRYPTHTIVGLRGNVNSRLEKLETNDDWDAAIFAGAGLGRLDLTPENSINLSWMIPAPAQGAIMITALESDEETRAILTEINDEVTQICTSIEREFLNRLEGGCTAPIGAICYINKEEEVNFKGILLSKDGSKKIEVTKVAALGSHHNIAEFCADYIIGKGGKVLIDELTQGDKITNIYSTKQLTNDQKALFHDDVVAESNDDIKINPNRLSKTIIRNEIENVIITSQNTVESLLTNFSAVELQFKNIYCVGRKTKRMVEKRIGKVKHYEQYAKDLANHIVEFMDGTEVTYFCSNLRLDTIPDILSKNNIKVNEVEAYETKLDAKKVEGELDGVMFYSPSTVQSFLKHNEANGIAFCIGETTATEAKKHFKEVRVAKVPLVESVVELVNEFYL; encoded by the coding sequence ATGTCTAAAATAATTCGCATTGGCACACGCGACAGCCAGCTCGCTATGTGGCAAGCAAAAACTGTTCAATCTCAACTTGAACATTTAGGTCACAAAACCGTACTTGTTCCCATAAAGTCAACAGGAGATTTAGTTCTCGATAAACCCTTATACGAACTTGGTATTACCGGAATTTTTACTAAAACTCTAGATATCGCCATGCTTAAAGGCATTATTGATATTGCGGTTCATTCCTTAAAAGATGTACCAACTGTTTTACCAAAAGGTATTATACAAGCGGCTGTTTTAAAACGTGGAAACATAAATGATACCTTAGTTTTTAAAACAAACGAAGAGTTTTTATCTTCTAGAGATGCCGTTATTGCAACAGGAAGTTTAAGACGTCGCGCACAATGGTTAAATCGTTATCCAACACATACCATTGTTGGTTTGCGAGGCAACGTGAATTCTAGATTAGAAAAACTAGAAACCAACGACGATTGGGATGCTGCTATTTTTGCAGGAGCAGGTTTAGGTCGCTTAGATTTAACACCAGAAAACTCGATTAATTTAAGTTGGATGATTCCTGCACCTGCACAAGGAGCCATTATGATTACGGCTTTAGAATCTGATGAAGAAACCAGAGCAATACTAACTGAAATTAATGACGAAGTCACTCAAATTTGCACATCAATTGAGCGCGAATTTCTAAATCGCCTAGAAGGTGGTTGTACCGCTCCAATTGGAGCTATTTGTTATATAAACAAAGAGGAAGAAGTTAATTTTAAAGGTATTCTTTTAAGTAAGGATGGTAGTAAAAAGATTGAAGTTACTAAAGTTGCTGCTTTAGGAAGCCACCATAACATTGCCGAATTCTGTGCCGATTATATCATTGGAAAAGGTGGTAAAGTTTTAATTGACGAATTAACGCAAGGTGATAAAATCACTAATATATATTCTACCAAACAATTAACTAACGATCAGAAAGCGTTGTTTCATGATGATGTTGTCGCTGAAAGTAACGATGATATTAAGATTAATCCAAATCGACTGAGTAAAACTATCATTCGTAACGAAATTGAGAACGTTATTATTACGAGTCAGAATACTGTTGAATCATTACTCACTAATTTTTCGGCGGTGGAATTACAATTCAAAAATATTTATTGTGTAGGTCGAAAGACAAAGCGCATGGTTGAAAAACGTATCGGAAAAGTAAAACACTATGAGCAATACGCTAAAGATTTAGCCAATCACATAGTTGAATTTATGGATGGTACCGAAGTCACTTATTTCTGTAGTAATTTGAGATTAGACACGATTCCGGATATTTTATCTAAAAACAACATTAAAGTCAACGAAGTTGAAGCCTACGAAACAAAACTTGACGCTAAAAAAGTAGAAGGTGAGTTAGATGGAGTTATGTTTTACAGTCCATCTACCGTTCAAAGTTTCTTAAAGCACAATGAAGCCAATGGCATTGCGTTTTGTATTGGAGAAACCACGGCTACTGAAGCTAAAAAACACTTTAAAGAAGTCCGTGTGGCTAAGGTTCCTTTGGTAGAGAGTGTTGTGGAGTTGGTTAATGAATTTTACTTATAG
- a CDS encoding EI24 domain-containing protein, with product MINNILKGIQAYTGAFALISKLKLWKYFAIPIIISVVTALIIGLSAYGLSDNIGRFIASVWPWEWGKETFTTISTFIGGIVVIAIGLILYKHIIMALSAPFMSPVSEKIETHLTGVEQHNHRNTSFKDQLWRGIRINIRNLAKELLVTIPILLLNFIPLIGNIASSVILFLVQSYYAGFGNMDYTLERHFKYRESINFVGRYKGIAIGNGMVFMLFLLIPVIGVILVLPLSVTASSVNTVKLLEQERFLNQNSITV from the coding sequence ATGATCAATAACATATTAAAAGGAATACAAGCATACACAGGAGCTTTCGCTTTAATTTCAAAATTAAAACTTTGGAAATATTTCGCCATCCCTATTATAATCAGTGTTGTAACAGCATTAATCATAGGATTATCTGCATACGGATTATCAGATAATATAGGTCGATTTATAGCCAGCGTTTGGCCTTGGGAATGGGGAAAAGAAACCTTTACTACCATCTCAACGTTTATAGGAGGTATTGTTGTAATTGCCATTGGCTTAATTTTATACAAACACATCATCATGGCATTATCCGCGCCATTTATGAGTCCGGTTTCAGAAAAAATTGAAACACATTTAACCGGAGTAGAACAACACAATCATAGAAACACATCCTTTAAAGACCAGCTGTGGCGAGGGATAAGAATTAATATCCGCAATTTAGCCAAAGAACTATTGGTTACGATTCCTATTTTACTTTTAAATTTTATCCCATTAATTGGAAACATCGCGTCGTCTGTAATATTATTCTTAGTGCAATCTTACTATGCTGGTTTTGGTAATATGGATTACACCTTAGAACGTCATTTTAAATACAGAGAGAGCATCAATTTTGTTGGACGATATAAAGGCATTGCTATAGGAAATGGCATGGTTTTTATGTTGTTTTTATTAATTCCGGTTATTGGTGTTATTTTGGTTTTACCTTTAAGCGTAACAGCCTCTTCTGTGAATACGGTAAAATTATTAGAGCAAGAAAGATTCTTGAATCAAAATAGCATCACAGTATAA
- a CDS encoding four helix bundle protein, translating into MRNYKNLKIWEQGIELVKQIYVLVEQLPSSEKFGLKSQITRAAVSIPSNIAEGCARNSEVEFKRFLEIAMGSLFEVHTQLIIIQELKFINPEDLADIFELIETEGRMINGLINTIKNS; encoded by the coding sequence ATGAGGAATTATAAAAACCTAAAGATTTGGGAGCAAGGGATTGAACTGGTAAAACAAATTTATGTTTTAGTAGAGCAACTACCTTCATCTGAAAAATTTGGTTTAAAATCTCAGATTACTAGAGCTGCAGTTTCAATTCCTTCAAATATTGCTGAAGGTTGCGCAAGAAATAGTGAAGTAGAATTCAAACGCTTTCTAGAGATTGCTATGGGTTCACTCTTTGAAGTTCATACCCAATTAATTATTATACAAGAATTAAAATTTATCAATCCTGAAGATTTAGCAGACATTTTTGAGCTAATTGAAACTGAAGGTAGAATGATAAATGGATTAATAAATACAATCAAAAATAGCTAG